A segment of the Streptomyces sp. XD-27 genome:
GTCGCTCTCGTCGGCAGCCTGCCTCCCGGCCTCGCCCATCAGTTCCGGCAACGATTCGCCCCCACTCCACCGAACCCGCCGTGCGAGACCTCATCGACACCCTGACCGAACACCCCGCACACACTGATCCCGGCATGGGGAGCCCCGCTCCCCGGCCGGCCCGCCCCATCCGGCGACACCACCGGCAACCCGAAGGCGCGGGAGGTGTTGATCAAGGTCGTGGAACGATCTCGGGATGGACCGTGGCGATCTGACGGACGCGCAGTGGGAGCGGCCTGAGGCGCTGTTGCCACCGCTACCTGGGCCGCAAAGTGCTGCGGCCCTCTGGCACCCGACATATCGGGCTGACGCCCGCGCGCTGTACCCGGGGCGAGCGCCCCGTGGGCACCACGGTCTACCGGTACTTCTGGGAGTTGTTGGATCTTGATATATCCATTGCCTTGGTCAGGTCGTCCAGCTGCTTGATCTGACGGAGAAGTCCGGGGACATCGGCGAGGGCCGTTGCCGAGGGGCCGTCGCACGGGGCGCGGGTCGGGTCGGGGTGGGCCTCGATGAACACGCCGGCCAGGCCGACGGCGACGCCGGCGCGGGCCAACTCCGCGGCGTATCCGCCGCGCCCGCCCGCCGCATCGCCCAGGGCGCCCGGTAGCTGGAGTGCGTGGGTGACGTCGAGGGTGACCGGTGGGCCGATCTCCCGCATGCGGGCGAGTCCGACGATGTCCACGATCAGGTGGTGGTAGCCGAAGGCTGTGCCGCGCTCGCACAGTACGACGCCCGCTGCCCCGACTCGGGCGCACTTTTCGGCGGCCGTCCGCATGTCCTCGGGCGCCATCATCTGCATCTTCTTCAGGTGCAGTGGACGGCCGGTGGCCGCTGCGGCGTGGATCAAGTCGGTCTGCCGCACCAGGAAGGCGGGAATCTGGAGGAGGTCGGCGACTTCGGCGGCCGGGGCGCACTGTTCGGCGGCGTGCACGTCGGTGACCACCGGCACGTCCAGCTCCCGCTTGATCCGAGCGAGCATCGCCAGGCCCTCATCGAGCCCGGGCCCCCGGAAGCTGTGCGCCGAGGACCGGTTGGCCTTGTCGAAGGACGCCTTGAAAACGTACGGGAGGCCGAGCTCGTCGGTGGCGGTGCGGAACACCTCGCCCACCCGCAGACTGGTCTCCAGGTCCTCCAGGACATTGACCCCGCCCAGGATCACCGCCGACCGGTCATTCCCGAACTCGATCCCCGCCACCATGCACCGGCGCAGCGCGGCCAGCTCCGTCAACACGACCTCCTCCGAACGACTTCGGTCTCCTCGGCAGCGGCCAGGTCAGCTGGCACGTTGATACTGACCGGGGTCCGCGGGGCACGCACCACCTTGATGGGCAGACCCAGTTCGAGGAACCGCAGCTGCTCCAGTCCCTCACTGCGTTCGAGAATGCCGGGTGGTGTGGCAGCGATGTGGGCCAGCGCCGCTGGAGTGAAGCCGTAGATACCCAGGTGGGCGCCGACCCGGCCAGTGCCGCGTAGCTCTTCGAATTCGACACCGGATTGCCGGTACGGGATGTCGGCGCGGGAGAAGTACAGGGCGCGGTGGCTCTGGTCGGTGAGGACAGTGACCTGGTTCGGGTCCCTCCCGCACGCCTCGTCCAGGGGGCCCGCCGCCGTGGCCACCGGATGACCGGCCCGTACCGCCTCGACGACCCGGTCGATGACATCCGGGTCCATGAAGGGTTCGTCCCCCTGCAGGTTGACCACGCAGTCGGTGTCCCACCGCGCCACCACGGCCGCGATCCGGTCCGTACCGGTGGTATACGCCCCCTGGGAGACCACCACCTCGGCGCCGAACGACCGGCACACCTCGGCAATACGGTCGCAGTCCGTCGCGACCACGACCCGCCTGGCGCTGTGTGCTCGTGTGGCGGCCTCGTAGGTCCACTGCACGATCGGTCGGCCACCGAGCGGCGCTGTGGCCTTACCGGGAAAGCGGGTCGAGCCAGCCCGGGCCGGGATGACGATCACGGTCATGCCGCCTCCCCGGTAGCGCGTTGCAGCCCTGCGGCCCGCCACACCGCCCTTGGCCGCCCAGAGGCCGGCCTCGCTGCCCAAACCCGGGTCGGGGGAGCATCCGACGCAACCACATGGCGGCCACACTCCTGCACGATCGTTCCCACCCTTCCCTGCCACCCAGCCGCGACGCCGCCCCCTGGCGCGGATGTCGCCACCCTCATTGGCGGAGATCCACGCCGGGTCGGCCCGTGCACCATCCCTCCCCACGCGACGGGTCATCATGCCGAGGGCCTCCGGTCGGGCTTCAGCCTGTCGCCGGTGCCCAGCCGGGTTTCAGACGAGTGATTTCCGGGAGGCAGCGACTGACAGTACGTCAGCGAGGCCGAGCAGGCCGACACCCACCGACCCCGCGCCATGTCCGTCAACGCGGTCCGCGACGCCCGCATGCAAGGTGGTGGTACGGCTGGCGAGCCTGCTCATCGATCTGACCGCCGCGATTGCTCCGGAGCCCCTTTGCTCTCGCCCACGCCTCAGGCGGTTTTGATGAGCGGCTGGACGGTGGTGAGCCAGGTGGCGGTGTCCAGGAACCGTTCCAGTGCGGTGTGAGGGTGGGGGCCCGGTCGCCACGCGGCGACCCGGCCTACGGCTGCATGGTCGAAGAGCGTGAACACCTCGTGGTCCGGGTCAGCGAGCAGCGTACGCGCCTGGGCCTGCAGGGCGGTGGTGTAGGCGGCGGACTGGGTGGAGGGGAAGTGGCTCTTGGCCCGCTGGACCACGGCCGCGGGCAGGAGATCGGTGACGGCGTCCCGCAACAGGACCTTGTCCCGGCCCGCGGTTGCCTTCATGCGCCAGGGGACGTTGTAGACGTACTCGACAAGGCGGTGGTCGCACAGCGGGACCCGGGCCTCGACGCCCACGGCCATGCTGATGCGGTCCTTGCGCTCCAGCATCATCGGCAGGAACCGGGTCAGGTGCAGGTAGGTGACGGTGCGCATACGGTGCTCGGCGCGCTCGGCGTCGGTGCACGTGCCCGGCCCGCCGCCGGGGCGGGGGACTTCGGCGCAGGCCGTGGCATGGCTGTCGGCCAGGTAGGCGTCTCCTTGGAGCAGACGGCGTACATCCGGTGTGTACAGCGGGGCGGTGTGGGCCCAGCGGCCGCGGTTGCCGGCGGCCCAGGGGAAGGTGGGGGTGTCGGCGATCGCGGGCTGGTGAAACCAGCGGTAGCCGCCGAAGAGTTCATCGGCTCCCTCGCCGGTGAGCACGACGGTCGCCTGCGGGCGCAGCCACTGGAGCAGCAGGAGCAGTCCGCCGTCGATGTCTCCCATTCCGCGCGGCAGATCCTGGGCATGGACCAGCCGCTCGCGCAGGTGGGGGTCGGCCAGCATGGCGGGCGGGTGCAGGATCTCGTGGTGGCGGGTGCCCAGGTGGGCGGAGACCAGGCGGGCGTAGGGGGCGTCTGTGCTGTGCCGGGTCGCAGTGGGGCGGAAGGCGTCCTGCTCCTGGTAGCCGGTGGCGAAACTGAACAGTCCCGCGTCGCCAGGTGGCTGCTGGCGCGTAGCAAGAGCGGTGACGGCACTGGAGTCGAGTCCTCCCGACAGCAGCGTGCCCAGCGGTACGTCGGCGTCCAGCTGCTCGCCGACGGCCTGGGCCAGCAGGCGGCGGACCGTGGCGGTTGTGGCGGAGGCGTCGTCGGCGTGCTCGTATGCCGGGAGACTCCAATACGTCCGCTCCCGGAGCCCTGAGCGGTCCACCCAGAGCGACGTGCCGGGCCGCAGCTCTTCGACGCCCTGGTAGACGGCATGCCCCGGGGTCCGGGAGAACGTCAGCAACTCCCGCAGCCCGTCCGCGTCCACGACCGCTTCGACCTGCGGATGCGCCAGCAGCGCCTTGGTCTCTGAGGCGAACAGCAGCCCGCCGTCCAGGCAGTGGTAGTACAGCGGCTTGATCCCAAGGCGATCGCGGACCAGCAGCAGCCGCTCGACGCGGCCGTCCCAGATGGCGAACGCGTACATCCCCACCAGGCGGTCGACCAACCGCTCGCCCCACTCCAGATAGGCGCGCAGCACCACCTCCGTATCCCCACGGGTGGTGAAGCTATGACCAAGAACAGTCAACTCTTCCCGTAAGGCACGGTAGTTATAGACCTCGCCGCTGTACGTCAGCGCGACCTCGCCGCCTTCCACGGCCACGGCCATCGGCTGCGCACTCGCCTCCACATCGACCACCGCGAGCCGCCGATGCCCCAGCGCAACATGGGCCCGGCACCACATCCCCACCGCATCCGGACCGCGGGGTACCAACGTCGCCGTCATCGACACCACTTCAGGCCACGACGGACCGGCATGCCTCCGAGAGAAGTCCACCCAGCCCGCCACACCGCACATCGTCGCCTCCCCGCACCGGCCCTGGGCGGGACACTAGATCACCCTCCACGCCCCGGCCACCGGCTTCGCCCCAGACGCAGTCGGTCTGCCGAAACTTGAGCCCCTATCTATGCAGCGATGCCCGGCGTACGTTGCTGAGGCTATGGACGGCTCTTGTGGCTGCTGCGTCATGTGTCGGCGCTCGTGGCCCCGTTTCGGTCTCCTGATCTTCGCGATACGTCGCGACCAGCGCCTGCAGGACGATGCTGTGTCCCCCTGAGGGCCGATGCGCAGGCCGGGCGTCTGCGCCGCGGCCGGTCCCGTCCACGGCGTGATGGATCTTGGTTGTCAGGCCCCCGCGGGATCGGCCTACTCCGTGCCCCACTGGCTCATGCTCGATCACAGCAGCTTCGCTCTCGCCGCGGCAGGTAGCGGCGCCAGCGTCCGTCTCCGGCCGGGTCGTGTTCGTCGCGTGCTGGTGAGCCCGGTCGATCGTCGAGTCCACCGAGACCGTTCAGTCGATCCCGCCGATCGAGTCCGCCTGGGCGGTCAGCTGCGCCAGAGCCGTGTCCCAGGTGCCGTCAGCAGCCCACCTGCGATGGCGTTTCCACACCGTCTGCCACGGGCCGAACGCCTCACGGGCAGATCTCGCCAGGGGATGCCGGTGCGGTACCGGTAGATGATCCCCTCGATGATGCAGCGGTGGTCGGCGAAGGGACGCCCTACCTTCCCCGTGTCGTGGGGAAGATAGGGCGCCAGGCGTGTCCACTGCTCGTCGGTCAGCAGGCGCGTGCGCCCGCTCGTGGTCACCGAGGCCGGTAGACGGTGGCCAGCACGGAGACGGTGACCTGGTCGGGCAGGAGGCCGTCATCGTCCAGGTCTGCAGGGCTCAGGTGGCGTGCGCTCGGCGTCACCAGCCGGACGGGCGCAACACCCGCTGAAACTCGGAGGGGTTGCGCGGGGCGAACACGTCCAGCACGACGTCGGCCATCCCATCGGCCAGCGGGAAGGGACGGAAGACGTCCCAGGTCGCCGCGGCGGCTCGCTCATGGGCTCGGGCCGCCGAGCGCAGCGCGCGCACCGAGGTGTCCAGGCCCAGACCACGGGCGCCAGACAGCTGGTCGAGTACGCCGGCCAAGTAGTAGCCCGTGCCGCACCCGACGTCCACGACTGTGCCCTGCTCGGGCACGGCGTCGGCCGCCAGACGGGCCACGACCTGGCAGACGGGCCCGTACTTGCCAGTGGCCAGGAATCGATCCCGGGCCCGGGCCATGGCAGCATCGTCGCCGCTGGTGGCGCGGGTGCCCGTCAGGAGGCTGGCATAGCCGTGGCGGGCGATATTGAAGGTGTGGCCCGCCGGGCAGCGCAGTGCGCCGCGGTCGGGATGAAGACGGGCGCGGCACCTCGGGCAGCGCAGCAGGTCGAGGAGTAGTTCGAGGGCAGGGCAAAGCGACACGGGCACAAGGCACTCCTAGCAACGGTGAAGGGAAGGGACCGTGCCTGCACGCGTGCTTCGAAAGTCGCCGCCCCCGGAAGGAACGGGCTCAGCGTCCGGCCACCTCGGTACGGGCAGCGCCGGGAACGTGGTTCACGCAGCAGGCACACCAAGGAGGGCGACGCCGCCCGGCATCGCCCTCAAAGCCTCCCAATCACAGGAAGCAGCAGTGCGGGGTGCTCATGAATGCCACGCCACGATTCTAGAGATTCCGCGAAAGCCCCTCGCGCCGCCGCCAAGTTAGGAGACACGCCAATGACGCGGTGGTGCAGGAGGAACTGGGCGAAGGACAGGAGCGGCACCACCAGCTGTGGCATGCGCGGCCGCACACCGCCCGCCCGGACGCCCGGGTACTGCGGAATCTGCGCAGCGGTCTGCGGATGGACATCATGGTCAACCGGCGGCGCAGTGGTTCTCCGGTGCCGCAGTGCCAGGCCGAGTCCCGGGACGATCTGCTGGTGACGCAGTTGTGGCAGCTGACCGAGACCGGCAAGGGCCAGTTCCAGGTGGCCAAGGTCAACAGTGACCTGCTGCCAAGCGTGCGCGAGGACAGCACGGCCCCGGGCACCGCCCTGGAGCAGGCCAGTTCGCGCACCGACCAGCAGGGGCGCAGTGCTTGGATCGCTGACGGGGCGTTCTCAGACGCGTTCAAGGGCGCTTTGGATGGGGGTGGTGTGTTCGAGGCCGCGGCCAAGGGCATCGCTGATCCGAGGCAGCCGTACGTGCGGTTCGAGGGGTACCGCGGAGGCGAGTTCATCCAGTGCGTGCTGCCTTCATCCGATGGTGGCGCTACCGAAGCGGTCCTCGCTCGTCGACGTACACAGTGGGCTCCGACAAGAACACGTTGGCGTCCACCGGGCCGTAGGCGATGTTGAAGGTGTCCATCCAGTACGACCAGTCCTGCATCCCCGAAGTACTGCTGAAGCGGTAGTTGAGCTGCCAGCGGACCCACTGGCCGGGGACGAGGTGAACAGCTGGGGGCCTGCGCGGCCGAGGCGGAATGGCAAGCAGGGGCTCCACCCGGGGCTGGACTCGTAGCCGGCCCTCGGCTTCCCGGATCTGGACGTTGACCCTGCGCACATCTTCCTGGCCGTCATACGGCTCAAAACCGTCCCGCTCATGCATGCGAACCACGTGTGCGAAAGAAGGCATCGCGCAGGGGAGAGCGAAGCCGACCGGAGCCGCGTTCCTACGTGCGGCAGCCTCTCCTCCCCGGGACTGCTTCGTCCAGGACGTCCGTATCCACTGGACGGTGATTTCCACGGTCGCTACCCCTGCCATTCCATCGAAGATCTCACTCTATGCGGGCGGTTTCTCTGGTCGACACCGCACCGCCAGCGATCCGAGCGACACACCGAAGGAAGATCAACTTGAACTGTCCACATAAACAGCGACATCGTGTTCGGCCTGGTCACGCTCAGATCCAGCCCGACCTGATCATCCCCATCGGCAAGCACAAGGGACAGAACCCGAGCCTGTCCAGCCTCTACCGGCCTCTCGCCCAGCACGAGAAGCCGGTGGCGTACCCGCGAGGCCGTCACAGCGGCGCACACCGGCTTCGCGCGCCCTCCGGACTACTGGACGCATCCCGGGCCAGAAGCGTCAAGGAACCCCAGCCCACGATCATGATCAATCTCAGCGCTACTTCCCGTACCGCAACTGCTCACACCCAGGAGGTGGACCACGACGGCGTTCGGGAACGCCGCGGTGAGGCGGTCAGCGGCCTTCTGCCCGCGGTGGGAGGAGCCGACGCTGCTGGCCGGGCGAGGGGCAGCGGCTCTGACGCCGGCGGCGGCCAGCGTGAGGTCGGCCCACTTCCCGCTCCCGGTGTGCCGTGGTCATCCCCGCAGTACCCACCACTCTTCCACGCCCGCGACCGGCGTCCGATCCGTGCACGTCGGCGCGGTCCCCACCACCGCCGAGGACCCCGAATACCGGGCGGAGCCGATGCCCCAGTCCAGGTTTCCCCGAATCCACCCGTCCAGGTCCCGTACCCACGACGCCACCGTCGGCGACGCCCCGGCCAGGGTCTCTTCCCGCAGGTCCATGTAGCGCACCATCACCCGGTCCCGCAGCGCGACGGTCTCCGCCAAGCCCCCGCCCTCTCTGGCCACCGCGTCCACCAAGTTCAATCCGTCACCACAGCGCTGCGATTCCTTCGCATGCGAGATCAGATCGTTGTCATAGCCCACCAAGGCCGCGCACATCTCCGACAGCGCCCGAACCGCCGGTACTTCCAGCTCCGGTAATGGGGCCTCGTAGCCGTTGGTCACGTCCAGCATGTTCACGCACACCGGCATCGACCCGTTGGAGATACGAGCCACCAGATACGCGCCCAAGGAGGGAAACGTCCCCCGCACGCGATGCCCTGCCTCCCACACCTGATAGGCCAGGTAATCCCGCAGCGTCGTAATCCAGCGCCCCACCTGCACTCCTGAGCCCAGACCGGCCAACCGCTCCCGCAAGTCGGCCAAAGCGTTCATGAACGGCTCGTCGGCTCGCGCCACTCCCGTCTGTGCCGTCCGCATCAGGTCGGCGATCAGTACCCCCAATCCCGCCGGGTCATGGCTCAGTTGCCCCTCGTCGCAGAACACGTCGTCGAACGCGAACAGCCACATCAGCATGTCCGCCCCGAGCTGAGCCTGCACGGCTGTCCCCCACGGCGCGATGCGGGCTGCCAACTCGCCGGCGCCAATGGCGGAGAACCGGGCCGCTTCCTCCTCATCGCGGGCCAGCCCCCACTTCGCGGCCCACCGGTCCGACTCGGCCTGGAGCACTTCGACCGCCGGATGCATCCGCGACGGCAACGGACACCACAAGGCCACCACCGGCCGCTCCCGCGGACGCAGCGAGGCCGCCAGATCCATGGCGCTGCCCCCGATCACGCCCCCGGAGAACCGACGTCCAGACATCGCGCCCCTCTCTTCGCGCACCTTGGAGTACGCGACCTGCCCGGGGCACCTGCCGGTGTCCGAGAAGGAGATCCAAACCACCAGGACCAGTGACGAAGGCACGGACGCGCCCGCCCAACCCACCCCGTCCATGGGGCTGGTCTGCCCGTCTGCCGCTGCACGCGCTGAAGCCGTCCTTGAGCTGCTGCAAGTCCGGTTGCGCCGGCACACCTCGGCGGCCCCCACCGTAACCCTCCACGACAAGGTCTACGGGCTAGGCCGGGAACGGCACGCCGAGCGGCGGCGGATACTCGTCGCCGCGGTTGAGCACTTCCCCCCTCCCCTCCCCGGCCGGTACGTGGCGGACCGGCAGAGGGTGCTACACGAGCTCGGGCAGTACACCCGGAGGCCCGGGACCCGGCGGCCCCGAGGCATCCGGCGCCTGGCGTTTTCAGCCAGCCGCGGCAGCGTGGCAGCAGTTCGGGGTCCTGGATCAGCTGGTGGTCCGCCGCTATCTATCCGGTCACACGGGGAGCACTGCCCTGCTCGATGTGCCCTACTGGAAGCCGATCACATCGAGGCCGAACGTCATGTAATCCTGGCCGAGTCGGCCATCGGCGATGCGTGGTCGCTGGTGCAGCCGCCGACCGGCGGGGAGACCGCGAGCGCCTCGCTGCGGCTGATGTGTCACCTCCGGGCCGCACGCTACCGGCCCTTCGTCCGCTTCGGCGACGACGTGGCCGCCCGTGATCTGCGGGCCGGGCCCGAGGAAGCTCCGAATGGCTCCGACCGCCCGCAGCAGTGACGCCCACCGGGCGCCTGGACATCATCTCCGGCGTCGGGTGTCTTCGCACCCTCGTAGTCTGCGCCGCTGTACTTGCAGGCGGGCGCGCTGACCGTGGAAGCGGTCGCCCTGGAGGCCGGCAAGACAGCCGTGGCCAATGAGTTGGTCATCGTGCCCGCAGCAGTGGGCCCAGAGCGGGCGATGGTGGCTTCTTGAGACGCCGCCGGCCAGCGAGGACGAATCCTTGCCTTTTACCGTTCCGGCAGACCTCGCGGCCGCGGGCACTCTCCGAGCAGCCAGCCGCAGGCCGCCGCGCAGCGAGCCGCCGCCCGCCCGTCGCCGTAGGGGGTGCCGCGCACCACCGCCCGCAGGCGGACACCGAGCGGAAGGGGCCTCGCGCGGGCGAGCTCTCTGTCCGCCGCTGCCACGATGTCTGGTCCGTGCGTGCCGACCAGGCGGGCGAGGCCGGAGCTGATGCCTTCCACGCGCTCGGTGGTGTCCCGGGTGACCAGCACTGGTACTCCGAGGGCGATGGCCTCTTCCTGGATTCCCCCCGAGTCGGTGATCGCGAGAGCGGAGCGGGCCAGGATCCGCGCGAAGGTCCCGTACGGCACGGGGCCCGGCAGCCGCATGTTGGGCAGTCCGTGCAGCGAGTCCTCGATCTCCGCCCGCACCGCCGGATTCATGTGAGCGGCCACGACAAAGGTCGTCCGCGGGTGCCGGCGGCTGATCTCGGCGACGGCTTCGCCGATGCGGCGGATCGGCTTACCCCAGTTCTCCCTGCGGTGCGCCGTCACGAGCACGAGCGGCGACGTGGTGTCGCCGGGCAGGATGTCGCGGCTGTCCGCGGTGCGCTGGCTCGCGGTGACGACCGCGTCGACGACGGTGTTGCCGGTGACCAGGATGCGCTCGGCGCTGATGCCCTCCGCCAGCAGGTTCTTCAGGGCCGTGTGCGTCGGTGCCAGGTGCAGGTCGCAGACCTCGGAGATCATCCGGCGATGTGCCTCTTCCGGGAACGGGGTGCGCAGGTCGCCGGAGCGCAGCCCGGCCTCAACGTGCACCACGGGGACGGAGGAGAAGAACCCTGCCATCGCCCCGGCGAGGGCGGAGGAAGTATCGCCCTGGACAACGACCGCGTGGGTGCCCGGTCTGCGTAGCTGCGGGCCGAGCGTGCTCAGCAGGCCGGCGGTCAGTTCCGTGACGCTGTCCGCGCCGCGCGGCGCGGACAGCGTCACATCCGGGCCGATGCCGAAGCAGGACAGCGTCTCGCGCACCACCGGGCCGTGCTGGCCGGTGGTGATGACCATCGGCCGGGACCAGGCACACCGGCGCAACTCCAGGATGAGCGGGGCGAGTTTCACTGCCTCGGGCCGGGTGCCGACGACCAGGGCGATGCGCCTCGCGCTGCCAGTACCGTTCACGCCGCACGCTCCCCCCGCCCACTTCGGGCAGTGCCGTCAGCTTGCCCCGGTCCCACGCCAGGCACAGCGGGGACCGGGCACGTTCACTCGTACGTGGTGTCACCGCGTACGACAGGGCTGCCGCGCCCGGGGCGCACACCGTGCGCCGGGGCACGCACACGCGCGTCGGTGGTGTCCGTGTCGGGCGCCGAACTAGGCTGCACCGGAGTGGATCCAGCACCTGTCCTGGGTAGCCGGACAGCCTGGCAAGAGCGACGAAGGCGGTGCCGAGTGCGAGATCTTCTCCAGGCCGGGCGGCGCCTGCAGGGAGGCTCCCGGTGGCCGCAGTGGACACGATCATCCAGCATGTTGCTGTCGTCGTCACCGTGTTCGCGGGCGTCTACAACATCTCGCTCCTCATCCTGGGCATCGTCTTCGCCCGCTGCGCCGAGGGCTCGCTGCGCGCGCAGCTGAGGTCGGCGCACGGGCGGCCCGTCGAGCTGCCCGCCGACTGGAGCGTCTTCGTCCTGGTCCCCTGCCTGAACGAGGAGCGCGTCATCGGCAACACGCTGCACTGCCTGCTCGACGGGCAGCCCGGGGTGCGCATCATCGTCGTCGACGACGGCAGCGACGACGCCACCGCTCGCATCGTGCGCGCCGAATACGGCGACCGCGTCACCTTGGTCCGCAGGACACCGCCCGCCGCCCGACAGGGCAAGGGCGCCGCCCTCAACGCCGGGCTGGGCGCCGTCCGCGAGCGCGCCAAGGAAGAGGGCTTGGATCCCGGACAGGTGCTGGTGTGCGTGCTGGACGCAGACGGCCGGATGACGCCGGGCGCCGTGAGCCGGGTGACGCTGCTCTTCGAGGAGCCGACGGTAGGCGGTGCACAGCTGGCGGTGCGCATCCGCGGCCGACACCGCTGGGCGCTGCGGTTGCAGGACTTCGAATTCTGGGCGCTGAGCGCGCTGACCCAGTTCGGCCGAATCGCCACCGGCACGGTGAGCATGGGTGGCAACGGCCAGTTCAGCCGGCTCTCCGCCCTCGACAGCGTCGGGACGTACCCCTGGTCGGACTCCCTGACCGAAGACCTCGACCTGGGCATCAGCCTGGCAGCCCGCGGTTGGACGGTCACCTCCACTACCGGAGCCTTCGTCTCCCAGCAGGGACTGACCAACCCCCGTCGCCTGCTGCGCCAGCGCACCCGATGGCACCACGGACACATGAGCGCCATCACACGCCTGCCGGAACTCTGGGCCCGCCCGTCCGTCGGCGTCCTAGGCCGCATGGAACTCACCGGCTACCTGCTCGTCCCGTACCTCATCACCCTGCCCAGCTCAGTCCTCCAGCAGTACCTGATCCTGAACGCCCTGTCAGGGGACGGCACCGGGATGCTCCACCTCGTCCCCGGCCCCTCGTGGCTGAACGTCGTGGTCTGGCAGTTCCTGGCCTTCACCGGCTGCCTGGTTTCAGCGTTGCTCTACTGGCGCCGCACCGACGACCTGCCGGCCTGGAAGGCGGTCTGCTGCTTTCCCGCCGTCATGGTGAGCGTCTACCTCAGCTTCGCAGCCAGCTGGTGCGCCCTGTGGCAGATCGTCACCCGGCGCACGCACTGGACCAAAACCGAACGCGCCGTGGAGACGCCCGTCACGAATGGGGCGCCCGCGGCCCCGTAACCGGCCAGCGGCGCCCCCGCACCACCGCCGAGTGCCGTCTTCCTTCCCGGCATCGTGCCGACGAAGCGATCGGACGTTCACGGCGGGGGCACGACGACAGTTCATCCGCCCAGTGACGGCGGCGGCCGCCCGCTGGCCATCCTGATCATCACACCCGGACAGTGAGGTGATGCCCGCATCTGATCCCGGCCCTGGACCGCATCCGCGTCCCGCGCCTGGCTGGAGGTCACCCGCGGATGCGCCCGGACCGTCTCTGCGGCGACGAGGCGTACAGCTCCCGCCGAAATCGTCACTACTTGCGGCGACGACACATCCAACACACGATGCCCGGGCAC
Coding sequences within it:
- a CDS encoding glycosyltransferase family 2 protein encodes the protein MAAVDTIIQHVAVVVTVFAGVYNISLLILGIVFARCAEGSLRAQLRSAHGRPVELPADWSVFVLVPCLNEERVIGNTLHCLLDGQPGVRIIVVDDGSDDATARIVRAEYGDRVTLVRRTPPAARQGKGAALNAGLGAVRERAKEEGLDPGQVLVCVLDADGRMTPGAVSRVTLLFEEPTVGGAQLAVRIRGRHRWALRLQDFEFWALSALTQFGRIATGTVSMGGNGQFSRLSALDSVGTYPWSDSLTEDLDLGISLAARGWTVTSTTGAFVSQQGLTNPRRLLRQRTRWHHGHMSAITRLPELWARPSVGVLGRMELTGYLLVPYLITLPSSVLQQYLILNALSGDGTGMLHLVPGPSWLNVVVWQFLAFTGCLVSALLYWRRTDDLPAWKAVCCFPAVMVSVYLSFAASWCALWQIVTRRTHWTKTERAVETPVTNGAPAAP
- the wecB gene encoding non-hydrolyzing UDP-N-acetylglucosamine 2-epimerase; the encoded protein is MNGTGSARRIALVVGTRPEAVKLAPLILELRRCAWSRPMVITTGQHGPVVRETLSCFGIGPDVTLSAPRGADSVTELTAGLLSTLGPQLRRPGTHAVVVQGDTSSALAGAMAGFFSSVPVVHVEAGLRSGDLRTPFPEEAHRRMISEVCDLHLAPTHTALKNLLAEGISAERILVTGNTVVDAVVTASQRTADSRDILPGDTTSPLVLVTAHRRENWGKPIRRIGEAVAEISRRHPRTTFVVAAHMNPAVRAEIEDSLHGLPNMRLPGPVPYGTFARILARSALAITDSGGIQEEAIALGVPVLVTRDTTERVEGISSGLARLVGTHGPDIVAAADRELARARPLPLGVRLRAVVRGTPYGDGRAAARCAAACGWLLGECPRPRGLPER
- the asnB gene encoding asparagine synthase (glutamine-hydrolyzing); translated protein: MCGVAGWVDFSRRHAGPSWPEVVSMTATLVPRGPDAVGMWCRAHVALGHRRLAVVDVEASAQPMAVAVEGGEVALTYSGEVYNYRALREELTVLGHSFTTRGDTEVVLRAYLEWGERLVDRLVGMYAFAIWDGRVERLLLVRDRLGIKPLYYHCLDGGLLFASETKALLAHPQVEAVVDADGLRELLTFSRTPGHAVYQGVEELRPGTSLWVDRSGLRERTYWSLPAYEHADDASATTATVRRLLAQAVGEQLDADVPLGTLLSGGLDSSAVTALATRQQPPGDAGLFSFATGYQEQDAFRPTATRHSTDAPYARLVSAHLGTRHHEILHPPAMLADPHLRERLVHAQDLPRGMGDIDGGLLLLLQWLRPQATVVLTGEGADELFGGYRWFHQPAIADTPTFPWAAGNRGRWAHTAPLYTPDVRRLLQGDAYLADSHATACAEVPRPGGGPGTCTDAERAEHRMRTVTYLHLTRFLPMMLERKDRISMAVGVEARVPLCDHRLVEYVYNVPWRMKATAGRDKVLLRDAVTDLLPAAVVQRAKSHFPSTQSAAYTTALQAQARTLLADPDHEVFTLFDHAAVGRVAAWRPGPHPHTALERFLDTATWLTTVQPLIKTA
- the kdsB gene encoding 3-deoxy-manno-octulosonate cytidylyltransferase; this translates as MTVIVIPARAGSTRFPGKATAPLGGRPIVQWTYEAATRAHSARRVVVATDCDRIAEVCRSFGAEVVVSQGAYTTGTDRIAAVVARWDTDCVVNLQGDEPFMDPDVIDRVVEAVRAGHPVATAAGPLDEACGRDPNQVTVLTDQSHRALYFSRADIPYRQSGVEFEELRGTGRVGAHLGIYGFTPAALAHIAATPPGILERSEGLEQLRFLELGLPIKVVRAPRTPVSINVPADLAAAEETEVVRRRSC
- the kdsA gene encoding 3-deoxy-8-phosphooctulonate synthase, with the translated sequence MVAGIEFGNDRSAVILGGVNVLEDLETSLRVGEVFRTATDELGLPYVFKASFDKANRSSAHSFRGPGLDEGLAMLARIKRELDVPVVTDVHAAEQCAPAAEVADLLQIPAFLVRQTDLIHAAAATGRPLHLKKMQMMAPEDMRTAAEKCARVGAAGVVLCERGTAFGYHHLIVDIVGLARMREIGPPVTLDVTHALQLPGALGDAAGGRGGYAAELARAGVAVGLAGVFIEAHPDPTRAPCDGPSATALADVPGLLRQIKQLDDLTKAMDISRSNNSQKYR
- a CDS encoding RICIN domain-containing protein — encoded protein: MVQEELGEGQERHHQLWHARPHTARPDARVLRNLRSGLRMDIMVNRRRSGSPVPQCQAESRDDLLVTQLWQLTETGKGQFQVAKVNSDLLPSVREDSTAPGTALEQASSRTDQQGRSAWIADGAFSDAFKGALDGGGVFEAAAKGIADPRQPYVRFEGYRGGEFIQCVLPSSDGGATEAVLARRRTQWAPTRTRWRPPGRRRC